From one Candidatus Eisenbacteria bacterium genomic stretch:
- a CDS encoding peptidyl-prolyl cis-trans isomerase: protein MKSKACLVTTCTLLLLAFVFSASQAVELARVGDYSIASDEYLVVLARVGPAKDAPAKTPEGKREFLDRLIAKRLLSQYFHALGWDTLSAWDDLIAEYARGQYIQALYLDAIPEVRTPSSQVPANKLMEIANQFVDSLQNAYELKVDEKAVALVVERSGVRRMDTGDAETQSGVVWHQLFTDEEGRIPVASIVGAKLTIGEFVEYIENMPGFARPTGGNSDEINLAAKQFGRELIFEHEFNKRELRGHPWFKERIANKREEIIFSRMFMQLRDTCSVTDEEVRKYYDEKKDYYVTPNLIRLATMCFESEDVGDKAARRLAEGEDFEFVAIDLSVYSAQEAACDTTELIDRGGNLALYDALWDKPIGAIAGPVSNDGLWYLGKLLERQGPRLLTVEESAPTIVQKLRLAKADDALVRLIEGLRAKTKIVVNEEALEALQLPQ from the coding sequence ATGAAATCAAAAGCCTGTCTGGTGACGACTTGTACTCTGTTGCTCCTTGCCTTCGTTTTTTCGGCTTCTCAGGCAGTTGAGCTTGCAAGAGTGGGAGATTACTCAATTGCTTCCGATGAATATCTTGTTGTCCTCGCGCGCGTCGGGCCAGCCAAGGACGCTCCTGCGAAAACTCCCGAAGGCAAAAGAGAGTTTCTTGACAGGCTCATTGCCAAGCGCCTCTTGAGTCAGTACTTTCACGCCCTGGGGTGGGACACTCTCTCTGCCTGGGACGATCTGATTGCAGAGTACGCGAGAGGCCAGTATATTCAAGCGCTCTATCTCGATGCAATCCCTGAGGTCAGAACGCCCTCATCACAAGTGCCGGCAAACAAACTGATGGAGATCGCCAATCAATTCGTGGACAGCCTCCAGAACGCTTACGAGCTCAAAGTTGATGAGAAGGCGGTTGCCCTGGTGGTGGAGAGGAGTGGAGTGCGGCGGATGGACACAGGTGACGCCGAAACGCAATCCGGCGTGGTATGGCACCAGCTTTTCACCGACGAAGAAGGACGGATTCCTGTCGCCTCCATTGTCGGTGCCAAGCTCACGATAGGCGAGTTTGTGGAGTACATTGAGAACATGCCGGGCTTCGCTAGGCCGACCGGAGGTAACTCCGACGAGATCAATCTTGCTGCAAAACAGTTCGGTCGAGAACTCATTTTCGAACACGAATTCAACAAGCGAGAGCTGCGTGGGCATCCATGGTTCAAGGAGAGAATAGCCAACAAGAGGGAAGAAATCATTTTTAGCCGGATGTTCATGCAACTGCGGGACACTTGCAGTGTTACAGACGAGGAAGTCAGGAAGTACTACGATGAAAAGAAGGATTACTACGTGACCCCGAACCTGATAAGACTGGCAACGATGTGCTTTGAATCCGAAGACGTAGGAGACAAGGCTGCAAGAAGGCTCGCTGAGGGCGAGGACTTCGAATTCGTGGCGATAGATTTGTCCGTCTACTCGGCACAGGAAGCTGCTTGTGATACCACTGAGCTCATTGACAGGGGAGGAAACCTTGCGCTCTATGACGCGCTTTGGGACAAGCCAATCGGAGCGATCGCGGGTCCGGTTTCCAATGACGGCCTCTGGTATCTGGGCAAGCTACTGGAAAGACAGGGGCCTAGACTTCTCACGGTCGAGGAAAGTGCTCCGACCATAGTACAAAAACTGAGATTAGCCAAGGCCGATGATGCGCTTGTGCGGCTAATTGAAGGACTCAGGGCGAAGACGAAGATAGTAGTGAATGAGGAAGCACTCGAGGCACTACAGCTTCCTCAATAG